One Gammaproteobacteria bacterium genomic window, TCGACAATTTCTGGGCGCGACGCGGCACCAGCGCCCCGCTGTACGCCTTTGCCGGCCACACCGATGTGGTCCCCACCGGCCCCGAGGGCCAGTGGCAACACCCGCCGTTTGCACCCACGGTCAGGGACGGCATGCTCTACGGCCGGGGGGCGGCAGACATGAAGGGCAGTCTGGCGGCCATGGTGACGGCCTGCGAACGCTTTATCGCAGCGCATCCCGCGCACCGGGGCTCGATCGGATTCCTCGTCACCAGTGACGAAGAGGGGCCGTCCATCAATGGCACGGTAAAGGTGGTGGAGCATCTCGAGGCACGTGGTGAGAAGATGGATGGCTGCCTGGTGGGCGAACCCTCCAGCACCCGGGTGGTGGGTGACGTGATCAAGAACGGCCGCCGTGGTTCACTGGGCTGCGTGCTCAACGTGCATGGCGTGCAGGGACATGTGGCCTATCCCCATCTGGCGGACAATCCCATTCACGCCGTGGCCCCGGCGCTGGCGGAACTCTGCGCAGAGCGCTGGGACAACGGCAATGAATTTTTCCCTGCCACCTCGTTCCAGATTTCCAACATCAACGCCGGCACCGGCGCCACCAACGTGATCCCCGGCGAAGTGGAGATCGTGTTCAACTTCCGTTATTCCACCGAGACCACGCACGAACAGCTCCAGCAACGGGCGGAAAGGATTCTCGACAAACATCACGTGAAATATACCGCCAA contains:
- the dapE gene encoding succinyl-diaminopimelate desuccinylase, with amino-acid sequence MPAHQSDTLALAKDLISRRSVTPEDAGCQELMIARLEALGFVIERLRFGDVDNFWARRGTSAPLYAFAGHTDVVPTGPEGQWQHPPFAPTVRDGMLYGRGAADMKGSLAAMVTACERFIAAHPAHRGSIGFLVTSDEEGPSINGTVKVVEHLEARGEKMDGCLVGEPSSTRVVGDVIKNGRRGSLGCVLNVHGVQGHVAYPHLADNPIHAVAPALAELCAERWDNGNEFFPATSFQISNINAGTGATNVIPGEVEIVFNFRYSTETTHEQLQQRAERILDKHHVKYTANWTLSGYPFLTPSGALVDAVCAAVQAVQGIEAELSTAGGTSDGRFIAPTGAQVVELGPTNATIHKIDECVAVEDLDRLSSMYEHMLGSLLGG